In Gemmatimonadetes bacterium SCN 70-22, a single genomic region encodes these proteins:
- a CDS encoding cation transporter: MLKRIISWSTANVLIVTIFTVGLAIAGVQALRRTPLEALPDLSDVQVIVQADYNEQAPRIVEDQVTYPIAAEMLKVPGAQTVRGYSFFGVSFVYIIFEDGTDLYWARSRVLEYLNGIQGKLPPSVTPSLGPDATGLGWVYQYALEDTSGRLNLAQLRGVQDWYLRYALTAVPGVAEVASIGGFEKQYQVDIDPTKLLAYGIPVTRVMSALQAANSDVGAMTMELSEREYMVRGLGYLKSLADIENVVVGATASGTPIRVAELGRVSVGPAIRRGIAELDGRGDAVGGIVVMRFGENALTTIERVKAKLAEVQSGLPPGVVVRPVYDRSALIEHAIDTLTWKLLEESLIVALVCVIFLLHAQSALVAILTLPIGILIAFLAMRMVGVGADIMSLGGIAIAIGAMIDAAIVMIENMHKHLEHAARPDADGAGGRFFSTRHLTTAERWRIVVESAQEVGPALFFSLLIITVSFLPVFTLEGQEGRLFKPLAFTKTFAMAAASLLSVTLVPVAMGLLIRGRIYRERANPLNRLLIRLYRPVIDVVLRHRGPVILAGVLAVIVTWIPWTRMGSEFMPPLDEETILFMPTTLPGLPIARARELLRQQDAILKSFPEVAHVWGKAGRANTATDPAGLDMFETTITLRPEREWRAGMTSDRLIAAMDSAVRLPGVTNAWTMPIKGRNDMLATGIRTPVGVKIFGPDLATLERLGKEVEQGVQMIPGTRSAFAERAVSGYYLDIDIDREAAARHGVNVADIQTVIATAIGGMTITQTVEGRERYGVRVRYPQELRDTPERLASVLVPVNQGIGAGGGVEGGGVMTASAGGRALPGAGMASPPGAMTAPAAQVPLGQLATIKQVAGPMVVRTEGAMPTAWVYVDVVGRDIGSYVHEAQQMVRDMVTLPPGYSIVWSGQYEYMERARGTMQVVIPATLAIIFLLLYFNFRSVGETLIVMCSLPFAVVGGIWFVWALGYNWSVAVAIGFIALAGVAAETGVVMLIYLDHAWAARRARGAVVTRQELWDVVVEGAVERVRPKMMTVTAIMAGLVPILWGDGAGASVMKRIAAPMVGGMISSTVLTLVVIPAVWSLWKERELGQVGAGVPVAGGGE; the protein is encoded by the coding sequence ATGCTCAAGCGCATCATCAGCTGGTCGACCGCGAACGTCCTCATCGTCACGATCTTCACCGTCGGCCTGGCCATCGCCGGAGTGCAGGCGCTGCGTCGCACGCCGCTGGAGGCGCTCCCCGACCTGAGCGACGTGCAGGTGATCGTGCAGGCGGACTACAACGAGCAGGCACCGCGGATCGTCGAGGACCAGGTCACGTATCCCATCGCCGCGGAGATGCTCAAGGTTCCCGGGGCGCAGACGGTTCGCGGCTATTCGTTCTTCGGCGTCTCCTTCGTCTACATCATCTTCGAGGACGGCACCGACCTGTACTGGGCGCGCAGCCGCGTGCTGGAGTACCTCAACGGGATCCAGGGGAAGCTCCCGCCCAGCGTCACGCCGTCGTTAGGCCCCGACGCCACGGGGCTTGGCTGGGTGTACCAGTATGCCCTGGAGGACACCAGCGGCCGCCTGAACCTGGCGCAGCTGCGCGGCGTGCAGGATTGGTACCTCCGCTATGCCCTCACGGCCGTCCCCGGCGTGGCCGAAGTAGCGAGCATCGGCGGCTTCGAGAAGCAGTATCAGGTGGACATCGACCCGACCAAGCTCCTGGCCTACGGCATTCCCGTCACGCGCGTGATGAGCGCGCTGCAGGCGGCCAACAGCGACGTGGGGGCGATGACGATGGAGCTGTCCGAGCGCGAGTACATGGTGCGCGGGCTCGGCTACCTCAAGTCGCTCGCCGACATCGAGAACGTGGTGGTCGGGGCGACGGCGTCGGGGACGCCGATTCGCGTGGCGGAGCTGGGGCGCGTGTCGGTGGGCCCCGCGATTCGTCGCGGGATCGCGGAGCTGGATGGGCGAGGCGACGCCGTGGGCGGCATCGTCGTGATGCGATTCGGCGAGAACGCCCTGACGACGATCGAGCGGGTGAAGGCCAAGCTGGCGGAGGTGCAGTCGGGGCTGCCGCCCGGCGTCGTCGTGCGACCGGTCTACGACCGGAGCGCGCTCATCGAGCACGCCATCGACACCCTGACGTGGAAGCTGCTCGAGGAGTCGCTCATCGTGGCGCTGGTGTGCGTCATCTTCCTGCTGCACGCGCAGTCGGCGCTGGTGGCGATCCTGACGCTCCCGATCGGGATCCTGATCGCCTTCCTCGCGATGCGCATGGTGGGGGTGGGGGCGGACATCATGTCGCTGGGCGGGATCGCCATCGCCATCGGCGCCATGATCGACGCCGCCATCGTGATGATCGAGAACATGCACAAGCATCTCGAGCATGCGGCGCGGCCGGACGCCGACGGGGCGGGCGGCCGCTTCTTCTCGACGCGCCACCTCACCACCGCCGAGCGCTGGCGCATCGTGGTGGAGAGCGCGCAGGAGGTGGGGCCGGCGCTCTTCTTCTCGCTCCTCATCATCACCGTGTCGTTCCTCCCGGTGTTCACGCTGGAGGGGCAGGAAGGGCGCCTGTTCAAGCCGCTCGCCTTCACCAAGACGTTCGCCATGGCGGCGGCTTCGCTGTTGTCGGTGACGCTCGTCCCCGTGGCCATGGGGCTCTTGATTCGCGGGCGGATCTATCGCGAGCGTGCCAACCCGCTCAATCGCCTCCTGATCCGGCTGTATCGTCCCGTGATCGACGTGGTGCTGCGACACCGCGGCCCCGTCATCCTGGCCGGGGTGCTCGCCGTGATCGTCACGTGGATTCCGTGGACGCGGATGGGAAGCGAGTTCATGCCGCCGCTGGATGAAGAGACGATCCTCTTCATGCCGACGACGCTCCCGGGGCTCCCGATCGCGCGGGCGCGCGAGCTGTTGCGGCAGCAGGATGCGATCCTGAAGTCGTTCCCCGAGGTCGCGCACGTGTGGGGGAAGGCGGGGCGGGCGAACACGGCGACCGATCCGGCGGGGCTCGACATGTTCGAGACGACGATCACGCTCAGGCCCGAGCGGGAGTGGCGGGCGGGGATGACGTCCGATCGCCTGATTGCGGCGATGGACTCGGCGGTGCGCCTGCCGGGGGTGACGAATGCGTGGACGATGCCCATCAAGGGGCGCAACGACATGCTGGCCACCGGGATTCGCACGCCGGTGGGGGTCAAGATCTTCGGCCCCGACCTGGCAACGCTGGAGCGGTTGGGGAAGGAGGTGGAGCAGGGGGTGCAGATGATACCGGGGACGCGGAGTGCGTTCGCCGAGCGGGCCGTGTCGGGCTACTACCTCGACATCGACATCGACCGGGAGGCGGCGGCGCGGCACGGGGTCAACGTGGCGGACATCCAGACCGTCATCGCGACGGCCATCGGGGGGATGACGATCACACAGACCGTGGAGGGGCGCGAGCGCTATGGTGTGCGGGTGCGCTATCCGCAGGAGTTGCGGGACACGCCCGAGCGCCTGGCGTCGGTGCTGGTCCCGGTGAACCAGGGGATCGGTGCGGGGGGAGGGGTGGAGGGGGGCGGGGTGATGACGGCGAGCGCGGGAGGGCGGGCGTTGCCGGGAGCGGGGATGGCGAGCCCGCCAGGCGCAATGACCGCTCCGGCGGCGCAGGTGCCGTTGGGGCAGCTGGCCACGATCAAGCAGGTGGCGGGGCCGATGGTGGTGCGCACGGAAGGGGCGATGCCGACCGCGTGGGTGTACGTGGACGTGGTGGGGCGTGACATCGGGAGCTACGTGCACGAGGCGCAGCAGATGGTGCGCGACATGGTGACGCTCCCCCCCGGGTACAGCATCGTGTGGAGCGGGCAGTACGAGTACATGGAGCGCGCGCGGGGCACGATGCAGGTCGTGATCCCGGCCACGCTGGCCATCATCTTCCTCCTGCTGTACTTCAACTTCCGCAGCGTGGGGGAGACGCTGATCGTGATGTGCTCGCTCCCGTTCGCCGTGGTGGGCGGTATCTGGTTCGTGTGGGCGCTGGGCTACAACTGGTCGGTGGCGGTGGCCATCGGCTTCATCGCGCTGGCCGGGGTGGCGGCGGAGACGGGGGTGGTGATGCTGATCTACCTGGACCACGCCTGGGCTGCCCGGCGCGCGCGCGGTGCGGTGGTGACGCGCCAGGAGCTGTGGGACGTGGTGGTGGAGGGGGCCGTGGAGCGTGTGCGTCCCAAGATGATGACGGTCACGGCGATCATGGCGGGGCTGGTTCCGATCCTGTGGGGAGATGGGGCGGGGGCGAGCGTGATGAAGCGGATCGCCGCGCCGATGGTGGGGGGGATGATCTCGAGCACGGTGCTGACGCTGGTGGTGATCCCGGCGGTCTGGTCGTTGTGGAAGGAGCGGGAGCTGGGTCAGGTGGGGGCAGGGGTTCCTGTTGCCGGCGGTGGGGAGTAG
- a CDS encoding permease yields the protein MTILTFTLLLALGSVAAGMLGALTGLGGGVVIVPLLTLAFGVDLRYAIGASLVAVIATSSASAAAYVRDGYANVRVGMLLEVATTVGALLGAFVAGWISPSTIAVIFGVVLLFSALHSTHAAPEIQEDCPPTSLGARLRLNSTYPTEQGERPYCVQNVPLGFSLMLGAGVLSGLLGIGSGAFKVLAMDRAMRLPFKVSTTTSNFMIGVTAAASAGVYLQRGYLDPGITMPVMLGVLVGATLGARLLVRVQARILRKVFSLVIVALALQMLYKGITGGL from the coding sequence ATGACGATCCTCACCTTCACCCTCCTCCTGGCCCTCGGCTCCGTTGCCGCCGGCATGCTCGGCGCGCTCACCGGCCTCGGCGGAGGCGTCGTCATCGTCCCCCTCCTCACCCTCGCCTTCGGCGTCGACCTCCGCTACGCCATCGGCGCCTCCCTCGTCGCCGTTATCGCGACCTCGTCCGCTTCGGCCGCCGCCTACGTCCGCGATGGCTACGCCAACGTCCGCGTCGGCATGCTCCTCGAGGTCGCCACTACCGTTGGCGCCCTCCTCGGCGCCTTCGTCGCCGGGTGGATCTCCCCCTCCACCATCGCCGTCATCTTCGGCGTCGTCCTCCTCTTCTCCGCCCTCCACTCCACGCACGCCGCGCCCGAGATCCAGGAGGACTGCCCGCCGACGTCGCTGGGCGCTCGCCTCCGCCTCAACTCCACCTACCCCACGGAGCAAGGCGAGCGCCCCTACTGCGTCCAGAACGTCCCTCTCGGCTTCTCCCTCATGCTCGGTGCTGGCGTCCTATCGGGGCTCCTCGGCATCGGCTCCGGCGCCTTCAAGGTCCTCGCCATGGACCGCGCCATGCGCCTCCCGTTCAAGGTCTCCACCACCACCAGCAACTTCATGATCGGGGTCACCGCCGCGGCCAGCGCCGGTGTCTACCTGCAGCGCGGCTACCTCGACCCCGGCATCACCATGCCCGTCATGCTCGGCGTCCTGGTCGGCGCCACCCTCGGTGCCCGCCTCCTCGTGCGCGTCCAGGCCCGCATCCTTCGCAAGGTCTTCAGCCTCGTCATCGTCGCCCTCGCCCTGCAGATGCTCTACAAGGGGATAACCGGAGGCCTCTGA